The Benincasa hispida cultivar B227 chromosome 9, ASM972705v1, whole genome shotgun sequence genome has a segment encoding these proteins:
- the LOC120085246 gene encoding probable polygalacturonase At1g80170 codes for MKGQRLWPSPIPIFLFTVLTSLSFECSAEFDSLLQLPLSGFNTTRPRSKGVFYLGDFGAKGDGISNDTQALMEAWKMACFFPTRARIVFPASNTFLVHPIELHGPCRSRVTLRIYGTINAPKDPNAWAGLNPRKWLYFRGVNHLTLEGGGEINGMGYEWWMRSCKINSTNLCRHAPTAITFHKCKNLKVHHLLIIDSQQMHVSFTNCLRVVASNLKVIAPAFSPNTDGIHISASKGVMVKNSIISTGDDCVSIVSNSSRVLIRDIVCGPGHGISIGSLGKQNTTAQVRNVRVDGAVLSNTENGARIKTWQGGSGCVTDVTFKNMLMKNVSNPIIIDQYYCDSNLPCANQTSAVKIEDISFIHIKGTTATTEAIKFACSDTLPCVGLFLEDILLLSNISEISTSSCWQAHGSISGPVYPPPCFLSNENFIQQKVQPDPASHSF; via the exons ATGAAAGGCCAACGATTGTGGCCCTCTCCAATACCCATCTTTCTATTTACTGTGTTGACGAGCTTAAGCTTTGAATGTTCAGCTGAATTTGACTCGTTATTGCAGCTCCCACTATCTGGGTTCAACACAACTCGACCCAGATCCAAAGGGGTTTTCTATCTTGGCGATTTTGGGGCAAAAGGAGATGGGATTAGCAATGATACTCAG GCACTCATGGAAGCCTGGAAGATGGCTTGTTTTTTCCCCACTAGAGCACGAATTGTTTTTCCAGCTAGTAACACATTTCTGGTGCATCCTATTGAGCTTCATGGTCCTTGTCGGTCAAGGGTGACCTTGAGG atatatggCACCATCAATGCTCCTAAAGATCCAAATGCCTGGGCTGGTCTAAATCCACGGAAATGGCTTTACTTCCGTGGGGTGAACCATCTGACTCTTGAAGGCGGAGGAGAGATTAACGGAATGGGATATGAATGGTGGATGAGATCTTGCAAAATTAACTCAACAAAT CTATGTCGACATGCTCCAACA GCCATTACTTTCCATAAGTGTAAGAATTTAAAGGTTCATCATCTATTGATAATTGACAGTCAACAGATGCATGTTTCTTTTACGAACTGTCTACGTGTTGTTGCCTCTAATCTCAAAGTGATTGCTCCTGCCTTTAGCCCAAATACCGATGGAATCCATATCAGTGCATCGAAGGGTGTCATGGTCAAGAATAGCATCATTAGTACAG GAGACGACTGTGTCTCTATAGTTAGTAATTCTTCAAGGGTCTTGATCAGAGACATTGTCTGTGGGCCAGGCCATGGAATAAG TATTGGAAGCTTGGGAAAGCAAAACACAACGGCGCAGGTACGTAATGTAAGAGTTGATGGAGCTGTTTTGTCGAACACCGAAAATGGAGCAAGAATTAAAACATGGCAG GGGGGCAGTGGCTGTGTCACTGATGTTACCTTCAAGAACATGTTGATGAAAAATGTATCAAATCCAATAATCATAGATCAGTATTACTGCGACTCGAATCTGCCATGTGCCAATCAG ACATCAGCTGTTAAAATTGAAGACATATCATTCATTCACATCAAAGGAACCACAGCAACAACTGAAGCCATAAAATTTGCTTGCAGCGATACATTGCCATGTGTAGGCTTATTTCTGGAAGACATTCTACTCTTATCGAACATTTCCGAGATTTCAACGTCTTCCTGCTGGCAAGCACATGGTTCGATTTCAGGACCTG